The Nocardioides sp. S5 genome includes a window with the following:
- a CDS encoding 3-oxoacyl-ACP reductase: protein MSDRYQGFVSTSIGQLFVKNLGLPNPTALERWSDGDALVDGLVVLGGQGRLTEVLPTTLDGLGIASAADLAEGARAKALVFDATGITDTTGLLALQEFFTPLMRRLESCPRVVVLGTPPELVSGSERVAQRALEGFTRSLGKEIGRGGTVQLVYVAPAADGAISSTLAFLLSPKSAYVSGQVVRIGAHGATAASSDQVDDWTQPLAGKVALVTGASRGIGEEIARVLRRDGATVVGVDVPQAASELQTLMAELDGDHLVLDITAKDAPQRIAHHLREHHGGVDVVVHNAGITRDKKLANMAEDRWSSVVAVNLTAPELITRELLDTGVLNDGGRIIGVASIAGIAGNVGQTNYATSKAGVIGLVESLRDELDRGITVNAVAPGFIITQMTAAVPFATREVGQRLNAMSQGGLPVDVAETIAWFASTGSGAVNGNVVRVCGQMMLGA, encoded by the coding sequence ATGAGCGACCGTTACCAAGGCTTCGTGTCCACCTCGATCGGCCAGCTGTTCGTCAAGAACCTCGGGCTGCCGAACCCGACCGCGCTGGAGCGCTGGAGCGACGGCGACGCCCTCGTCGACGGGCTCGTAGTGCTGGGAGGGCAGGGACGCCTGACCGAGGTGCTCCCCACCACCCTCGACGGCCTGGGCATCGCCTCGGCAGCCGACCTCGCCGAGGGTGCGCGCGCCAAGGCGCTCGTCTTCGACGCCACCGGCATCACCGACACCACCGGACTGCTCGCGCTCCAGGAGTTCTTCACCCCCCTGATGCGCCGCCTCGAGTCGTGCCCCCGCGTGGTCGTGCTCGGTACGCCGCCGGAGCTGGTGTCCGGCTCCGAGCGCGTCGCACAGCGCGCGCTGGAGGGCTTCACCCGCTCGCTCGGCAAGGAGATCGGCCGCGGCGGGACCGTCCAGCTCGTCTACGTCGCTCCGGCCGCCGACGGCGCGATCAGCTCCACGCTCGCCTTCCTGCTGTCGCCCAAGTCGGCGTACGTCTCGGGCCAGGTCGTGCGGATCGGCGCCCACGGCGCCACCGCGGCCTCGAGCGACCAGGTGGACGACTGGACGCAGCCGCTGGCCGGGAAGGTCGCGCTCGTCACCGGCGCCAGCCGCGGCATCGGCGAGGAGATCGCCCGCGTGCTGCGCCGCGACGGCGCCACGGTCGTCGGCGTCGACGTGCCGCAGGCCGCGAGCGAGCTGCAGACCCTGATGGCCGAGCTCGACGGGGACCACCTCGTCCTCGACATCACCGCCAAGGACGCACCCCAGCGCATCGCCCACCACCTGCGCGAGCACCACGGCGGCGTCGACGTCGTCGTGCACAACGCCGGCATCACCCGCGACAAGAAGCTGGCCAACATGGCCGAGGACCGCTGGAGCAGCGTCGTCGCGGTCAACCTCACCGCCCCCGAGCTGATCACCCGCGAGCTCCTCGACACGGGCGTGCTCAACGACGGCGGTCGCATCATCGGCGTCGCCTCGATCGCCGGCATCGCGGGCAACGTCGGCCAGACCAACTACGCCACGTCCAAGGCGGGCGTGATCGGCCTCGTGGAGAGCCTGCGCGACGAGCTCGACCGCGGCATCACCGTCAACGCGGTCGCCCCCGGCTTCATCATCACGCAGATGACCGCGGCCGTGCCGTTCGCGACCCGCGAGGTCGGCCAGCGCCTCAACGCCATGTCGCAGGGCGGCCTGCCGGTCGACGTCGCCGAGACGATCGCATGGTTCGCCAGCACCGGCTCGGGTGCGGTCAACGGCAACGTGGTCCGCGTCTGCGGCCAGATGATGCTGGGCGCCTGA
- a CDS encoding acetyl-CoA C-acetyltransferase, which yields MDMQTSTRPVAVVGGNRIPFARSNTVYAGVSNQEMLTAALDGLVDRFDLRGERLGEVVAGAVLKHSRDFNLTREAVLGSALAPETPATDIQQACGTGLQAAIQVANKIALGVIDAGIAGGTDTTSDAPVAISDKLRKKLMRVNSAKDTVSRLKALGAIRPGDIGLDIPQNGEPRTRLSMGEHAALTALEWRITREAQDELAARSHHNLARSYDEGFQHDLITAFRGVERDNNLRPDSSVEKLATLKPVFGKGAAATMTAGNSTPLSDGASAVLLASDEWAEQRGLPVLAHLVDAETAAVDYVNGHEGLLMAPAYAVPRMLERNGLTLQDFDYYEIHEAFASQVLSTLAAWEDPVFCKERLGLDAPLGSIDREKLNVTGSSLAAAHPFAATGGRILPVAAKLLAQKGKGRALISICAAGGQGVVAILER from the coding sequence ATGGACATGCAGACCTCCACGCGCCCCGTCGCCGTCGTCGGCGGCAACCGCATCCCCTTCGCCCGCTCCAACACCGTCTACGCCGGCGTCTCCAACCAGGAGATGCTGACGGCCGCCCTGGACGGGCTCGTGGACCGGTTCGACCTGCGAGGCGAGCGCCTGGGCGAGGTCGTCGCCGGCGCGGTGCTGAAGCACTCGCGCGACTTCAACCTGACCCGCGAGGCGGTGCTCGGATCGGCGCTCGCCCCGGAGACGCCGGCCACCGACATCCAGCAGGCGTGCGGCACCGGTCTCCAGGCTGCCATCCAGGTCGCCAACAAGATCGCACTCGGCGTCATCGACGCGGGCATCGCCGGAGGCACGGACACCACCTCGGACGCGCCGGTCGCGATCAGCGACAAGCTGCGCAAGAAGCTGATGCGGGTCAACTCGGCCAAGGACACCGTCAGCCGGCTCAAGGCCCTCGGCGCGATCCGGCCCGGCGACATCGGGCTCGACATCCCGCAGAACGGCGAGCCCCGCACCCGCCTGTCGATGGGCGAGCACGCGGCGCTGACGGCGCTGGAGTGGCGCATCACCCGCGAGGCGCAGGACGAGCTCGCCGCGCGCTCGCACCACAACCTCGCCCGGTCCTACGACGAGGGCTTCCAGCACGACCTCATCACCGCCTTCCGCGGTGTCGAGCGCGACAACAACCTGCGCCCCGACTCCTCGGTCGAGAAGCTCGCCACCCTCAAGCCGGTCTTCGGCAAGGGGGCCGCGGCGACGATGACCGCGGGCAACAGCACGCCGCTGTCCGACGGCGCTTCGGCGGTGCTGCTCGCGAGCGACGAGTGGGCCGAGCAGCGCGGCCTGCCGGTGCTGGCGCACCTCGTCGACGCCGAGACGGCTGCCGTCGACTACGTCAACGGCCACGAGGGCCTGCTGATGGCGCCGGCGTACGCCGTCCCGCGGATGCTGGAGCGCAACGGCCTGACGCTCCAGGACTTCGACTACTACGAGATCCACGAGGCCTTCGCCTCGCAGGTGCTCTCCACACTGGCGGCGTGGGAGGACCCGGTGTTCTGCAAGGAGCGTCTCGGCCTCGACGCACCCCTGGGGTCGATCGACCGCGAGAAGCTCAACGTCACCGGCTCGTCGCTGGCCGCCGCGCACCCGTTCGCCGCCACCGGTGGCCGGATCCTGCCGGTCGCCGCGAAGCTGCTCGCGCAGAAGGGCAAGGGCCGTGCGCTGATCTCGATCTGCGCCGCCGGCGGGCAGGGCGTCGTCGCGATCCTCGAGCGCTGA
- a CDS encoding methyltransferase domain-containing protein — protein sequence MGIGYATAYRTGIIPWEKAGRAGRPTLERLLDREEAARPDGIRRAIDLGCGRGAHTKLLLDRGWDAIGVDDVRQAVDVAVHRNGLDDARFVIGDVRHLVHSGVGSGFDLFLDVGCFQGLDDAGRTLMAGGVTALALPGATVLVHAAPPRPWPLKTRGATQHDLERAFRGWTVAVVPDDPATPDGSNTHGRTSTWFRLTR from the coding sequence ATGGGCATCGGCTACGCCACCGCATACCGCACGGGGATCATCCCCTGGGAGAAGGCAGGCCGTGCCGGCCGCCCCACCCTCGAACGACTCCTCGACCGCGAGGAGGCCGCCCGCCCCGACGGCATCCGCCGGGCCATCGACCTCGGCTGCGGCCGCGGCGCGCACACCAAGCTGCTGCTCGACCGCGGCTGGGACGCGATCGGTGTCGACGACGTACGCCAGGCCGTGGACGTCGCGGTCCACCGCAACGGACTCGACGACGCGCGCTTCGTGATCGGCGACGTGCGGCACCTGGTCCACTCCGGGGTCGGCTCCGGCTTCGACCTCTTCCTCGACGTCGGCTGCTTCCAGGGCCTCGACGACGCGGGCCGCACGCTCATGGCCGGTGGTGTCACGGCGCTCGCGCTGCCCGGCGCCACCGTGCTGGTGCACGCCGCCCCGCCGCGGCCGTGGCCGCTGAAGACGCGGGGGGCCACCCAGCACGACCTCGAGCGCGCGTTCCGCGGCTGGACGGTCGCCGTCGTGCCGGACGACCCGGCGACCCCCGACGGCTCGAACACGCACGGCCGCACGAGCACCTGGTTCCGGCTCACCCGCTAG